The window CTTTTATTCTTTCTGCGAGGCGGACTTATTTGGATATTTTGGCGCAACCGATTATCAAGGCTTCCACTGAGGGTGATGAAAACATAGGCTATTATTTTTATGACCTCAATGGAAAAGTTAACCATATCATTAATGATAAAAACAGGTTGTACCTGAGTGTGTATTCAGGAGATGATAAGGCTTATTCAAAGTATAAAAACTTTTATGTCAATGACAATGAAAGGACCGATTATGATGAGGAATTTGGCTTGAAATGGGGGAATTTTATTTCTGCTCTAAGATGGAATAACGTGATCAATAGTCGCCTCTTTAGTAACTATACTTTCACCTATAGTCGTTATAATTTTGATTTATTTAGCAATTATGAGGAGACAATTACCGGTTTAGGTACCACGGAAACCAATGTTTATTCGGACAGGTATTTCTCCGGAATCAGAGATTGGGCAGGGAGGGCAGACTTTGAATTTATCCCTAATCCGGATCATTATTTTAGATTTGGGACCAATGTTATATTTCATAAGTTCTCCCCCGGCGTATATGCTAGCAAAAGCAGTTCCGGAGACAATGATCTTCAATTAGGTGCAGATGAACTGAACTCTACGGAGAATTCGGTATATGCTGAAGATGATTTCAATATCAGCAGTCGCTTGAAAGCAAACTTAGGACTTCATTATTCAGGATTCAACACAGATAACCAACATTATAACTCCCTCCAGCCAAGAATATCTGCCAGGTATTTAGTCGATGAAAGCACCTCAATCAAAGCATCTTATGTTACCATGGCACAATTTATACATTTGCTAACCAATGCGGGCTTAGGATTACCTACTGATCTATGGGTGCCGTCCACAGCCAATATTGGCCCTCAAAAAGCGATGCAAGTGGCTTTAGGAGGAGTTAAAAACTTCAATAGTTTTGAATTTAGTGCTGAGGCTTATTACAAAACCATGGATGGCCTGATTGAATACAAGGATGGGGCAACTTATCTTAACCTTGATGAAGATTGGCAGGATAAAGTGGCTGTAGGTGAAGGGGTGAGTTATGGCCTTGAGCTACTGCTGCAAAAGAAAGTAGGCAAAATATCCGGATGGATTGGATATACCCTCTCCAAAACCGAAAGGAGGTTTGATGAAATTAACTTTGGGGAATGGTTTCCTTATAAATATGATAGAAGACATGATGTGAGCTTCGCTCTTACCCATGAGTGGACAGAAAATAAAGATTTCTCTGCGGTATGGGTGTATGGTACAGGAAATGCGGTATCCTTGCCCACCCAAAGGTATGAAGGAGCCGAGGTTAATACCCGGTTTGGAGGTTCATGGAGACCGGATATAGAATATTATGAGAGTAGAAATAACTTTAGAAATAGGGCCTATCATAGACTTGATCTGAGCTTCAGTTGGTGGAAAACCAAAAAGTGGGGGGAGCGGAAATGGACTTTAGGTATATACAATGTCTATAATCGAATGAATCCATTTTTTATGGACATTGGTTATGATCAGCAGAGCAACAAAAAAGTGAAACAGTACAGTCTCTTTCCCATTATACCTTCATTTTCTTACGGGTTTAAATTTTAATGACAATGAATACATTATTAAGCTTTCGAAGGGTTTTTCTATTTGTTTTTGTTGCGGCGGGGTTGTTCATCAGCTCTTGTGAAACTACTGTGGACATTGATATTCCTTTTGAAAAACCCCAGGTCACTTTAAATGCTACCTTTTTACACAATGCTTTTCCGAAAGTTAGGCTTACCTATTCCAGACATATTCTGGATACCAATTGGGAGTTTGAGCCAATAAAAACGGCTGAAGTAAAACTAATCACCGGAAATGAAACTTATTTTTTGAATTATAATGAGGAGAGTGGGGAATATTCAAATCTACAATATTTAGTCTCTGAAGATACTGAATACACAATAGAAGTAGATTTGGAAGGATATGAAAAAGTGCAGGCCACTGAAATGGTTCCCATTTATGTTTCTATCCAGGATTTGGTTTATAATGGGAAAGGACAGCAAGATGCATGGACAAGTGGAGATGATTTTTCTCTGATTTTTAACGACCCCGTGGGTGAACATTACTATGAAATTTCTGCCTATTATGTACGAAGAGAGCACTATATTAACGAATATGGGGAAGAGGTCTATTACGAAGACAATCGAACCATTTATCTGGA of the Cyclobacterium marinum DSM 745 genome contains:
- a CDS encoding TonB-dependent receptor; its protein translation is MRFFVFCVLSILLAFPGFSQKITISGTVKEEGTGENLIGANIYDKVSQKGTVANQFGFYSYTTTGDSLDLYFSFVGFQAKHIQFQAKTDTVINVTLVPDGNLEEVVVSASDMDQIQEITRMSSVNVPIEQIKELPALMGEVDVFKVLQLLPGVQSGTEGGSGLYVRGGGPDQNLILLDGVPVYNASHLFGFFSVFNADAINNVELIKGGFPSRYGGRLSSVIDISMKEGNMQEFKGEGSIGLIASKVTFEGPIKKDKTSFILSARRTYLDILAQPIIKASTEGDENIGYYFYDLNGKVNHIINDKNRLYLSVYSGDDKAYSKYKNFYVNDNERTDYDEEFGLKWGNFISALRWNNVINSRLFSNYTFTYSRYNFDLFSNYEETITGLGTTETNVYSDRYFSGIRDWAGRADFEFIPNPDHYFRFGTNVIFHKFSPGVYASKSSSGDNDLQLGADELNSTENSVYAEDDFNISSRLKANLGLHYSGFNTDNQHYNSLQPRISARYLVDESTSIKASYVTMAQFIHLLTNAGLGLPTDLWVPSTANIGPQKAMQVALGGVKNFNSFEFSAEAYYKTMDGLIEYKDGATYLNLDEDWQDKVAVGEGVSYGLELLLQKKVGKISGWIGYTLSKTERRFDEINFGEWFPYKYDRRHDVSFALTHEWTENKDFSAVWVYGTGNAVSLPTQRYEGAEVNTRFGGSWRPDIEYYESRNNFRNRAYHRLDLSFSWWKTKKWGERKWTLGIYNVYNRMNPFFMDIGYDQQSNKKVKQYSLFPIIPSFSYGFKF
- a CDS encoding DUF4249 domain-containing protein: MNTLLSFRRVFLFVFVAAGLFISSCETTVDIDIPFEKPQVTLNATFLHNAFPKVRLTYSRHILDTNWEFEPIKTAEVKLITGNETYFLNYNEESGEYSNLQYLVSEDTEYTIEVDLEGYEKVQATEMVPIYVSIQDLVYNGKGQQDAWTSGDDFSLIFNDPVGEHYYEISAYYVRREHYINEYGEEVYYEDNRTIYLEPKNPSYETDFFLDGGIIIDDKLFEGKQAKIDLFTSGNFMELEDRGEIYFVLKNISKSYYDFQSTYGLQDWNDGDPFAQPVQVFSNIENGIGIFMTGNIASEKIETGSGQN